The following DNA comes from Streptomyces sp. NBC_00273.
CTTCGAGGGCCGCCCGTGGGTGCTGACCCCCACCCGGGACACCGACCACGAGGTGCTCAACCTCGCGCTGGAGCTGGTGGCCCTGTCCCGGGCCGTACCGGTGGTGATGGACGCGGACGCCCACGACCGCGCGGTGGCGCTCGTCTCGCACACCCCCCAGCTGGTCTCCAGCATGGTCGCGGCCCGGCTGGAGGAGGCCGACGAGACCGCGGTCCGGCTGTGCGGGCAGGGCATCCGCGACGTGACCCGGATCGCGGCCTCCGACCCGCGGATGTGGGTGGAGATCCTGTCGGCCAACCCGGGACCGGTGGCCGACGTCCTCGCCGGGATCGCCGCCGACCTGGAAGAGACCGTGGAGGCACTGCGGGGCCTGCAGTCCGCCGACGTGGAGAAGCGGCGCGGCGGCGCCGCGGGCATCGAGGACGTGCTGCGTCGCGGCAACGCGGGCCGGGTCCGGGTGCCGGGCAAGCACGGCGCGGCGCCCACGGTCTACGAGACGGTGGCCGTGCTCATCAGCGACCAGCCCGGCGAGCTGGCACGGATCTTCGCCGACGCGGGACGGGCCGGGGTCAACATCGAGGACGTACGGATCGAGCACGCGACGGGTCAGCAGGCCGGCCTCGTCCAGCTCATGGTGGAGCCGCGGGCGGTGGCCGGCCTGACCGCCGAGCTGCGCGAGCGGGGCTGGGCGCTGCGGCAGCAGTAGCGGGGCGGCCGGGCGGCGGGCGGGGGCGCGCCCCGGGGGCCGGCCGGCCCCCGGAAGATACGGCGGGGACGGGGGCCGCCCGGGGCCGGTAACCTTGGGGAGGGGCGCTTTGCCGCGCCCGGACACGTACGCGCAACCAGGAAGGTGCCCGCACCGTGGAAACCGCAGCTCCGTCCGCCGTGATCGTCGCCATCGACGGTCCCTCCGGCACGGGCAAGTCCAGCACCTCCAAGGCCGTGGCCGCCAAGCTCGGGCTGCGCTACCTGGACACCGGCGCCCAGTACCGGGCCATCACCTGGTGGATGATCACCAACGGCGTCGACACCGACGACCCGCAGGCCATCGCGATCGCGGCCGGCAAGCCCACCATCGTGTCCGGCACCGACCCGGCCGCCCCCACCATCACCGTGGACGGCCTCGACGCCGCCGGTCCCATCCGGACCCAGGAGGTCACCTCGAAGGTCAGCGCGGTCAGCGCCGTCCCCGAGGTGCGCACCCTGATCACCGACCTGCAGCGCTCCATCGCCGCCGAGGCGGCCCAGGAGGCCGACGGGATCGTCGTCGAGGGCCGGGACATCGGCACCACCGTCCTGCCCGACGCCGACCTCAAGATCTTCCTGACGGCTTCCGCCGAGGC
Coding sequences within:
- a CDS encoding prephenate dehydrogenase, whose amino-acid sequence is MRTAVVIGTGLIGTSAALALSARGITVHLADHDPDRARTAAALGAGTDEAPKEQVDLAIVAVPPAHVAATLADLIGRRVARAYVDVASVKGGPRRELAALGVDVTAYIGTHPMAGKEQSGPLAATADLFEGRPWVLTPTRDTDHEVLNLALELVALSRAVPVVMDADAHDRAVALVSHTPQLVSSMVAARLEEADETAVRLCGQGIRDVTRIAASDPRMWVEILSANPGPVADVLAGIAADLEETVEALRGLQSADVEKRRGGAAGIEDVLRRGNAGRVRVPGKHGAAPTVYETVAVLISDQPGELARIFADAGRAGVNIEDVRIEHATGQQAGLVQLMVEPRAVAGLTAELRERGWALRQQ
- the cmk gene encoding (d)CMP kinase, whose protein sequence is METAAPSAVIVAIDGPSGTGKSSTSKAVAAKLGLRYLDTGAQYRAITWWMITNGVDTDDPQAIAIAAGKPTIVSGTDPAAPTITVDGLDAAGPIRTQEVTSKVSAVSAVPEVRTLITDLQRSIAAEAAQEADGIVVEGRDIGTTVLPDADLKIFLTASAEARAARRSGELRGKEATDLAATKEALIKRDAADSGRKTSPLAKADDAVEVDTTELTLDQVIECVVTLVEEKRVGRK